The following proteins are co-located in the Agromyces laixinhei genome:
- a CDS encoding winged helix DNA-binding domain-containing protein, whose protein sequence is MTTHASTSAVRTARLAAHGLDDGFDSPVTAVERLVCLQAQDLAAAKWVLGARVAGTTEATIDEAIDRRQLLRSWPMRGTLHFVAPEMLRPILRLTAARLMQQAAKTHRDEGIDDEVHAVARRVAVRELEGGRSATRNELQVAWAAAGVDTAGQRGYHLIWRLANEGLLCCGPVETRARQRFVLLDEWSPRRSDEPEDTDEILGRLFAGYTRGHGPVTVRDFAWWTGLTLTQARVAQAAAGETVTPFDAERFVAVDAPSASAETASAAPSGRHVLASFDEYFLGYGDRTAFCSDADALRVVPGKNGLFLPILVADGEVVGTWRRAPERRGTTSIDVTRFRGRPAVSRFRPAFDRWAAFWSTELGEITST, encoded by the coding sequence ATGACGACGCATGCCTCGACTTCGGCGGTGCGCACCGCCCGACTGGCCGCTCACGGTCTCGACGACGGGTTCGACTCCCCCGTCACTGCCGTCGAGCGGCTGGTCTGCCTTCAGGCGCAAGATCTCGCCGCCGCGAAGTGGGTGCTCGGGGCTCGGGTCGCCGGCACGACCGAGGCGACGATCGACGAAGCCATCGACAGGCGGCAGTTGCTTCGCTCGTGGCCGATGCGCGGCACCCTGCACTTCGTCGCCCCTGAGATGCTGCGGCCCATCCTCCGCCTCACGGCGGCGCGACTCATGCAGCAGGCGGCGAAGACCCACCGCGACGAAGGCATCGACGACGAGGTGCATGCCGTCGCCCGCCGCGTCGCGGTGCGCGAGCTCGAGGGCGGGCGGTCCGCGACGCGCAATGAGTTGCAGGTCGCCTGGGCGGCGGCCGGCGTCGACACCGCAGGCCAACGCGGCTATCACCTCATCTGGCGCCTCGCCAATGAGGGGCTGCTCTGCTGCGGCCCGGTCGAGACCCGCGCGAGGCAACGCTTCGTGCTGCTCGACGAGTGGTCGCCGCGCCGCTCCGACGAGCCCGAAGACACCGACGAGATCCTCGGGCGGCTGTTCGCCGGGTACACACGCGGTCATGGACCGGTCACTGTTCGCGACTTCGCCTGGTGGACGGGCCTCACGCTCACGCAGGCGCGCGTCGCGCAGGCCGCCGCCGGCGAGACGGTGACCCCGTTCGACGCCGAGCGCTTCGTCGCAGTCGACGCCCCCTCGGCCTCGGCCGAAACCGCCTCGGCCGCGCCGTCGGGCCGCCACGTGCTCGCATCGTTCGACGAGTACTTCCTCGGCTACGGCGACCGCACGGCGTTCTGCTCCGACGCCGACGCACTGCGCGTCGTGCCAGGCAAGAACGGCCTGTTCCTCCCGATCCTCGTCGCAGACGGAGAGGTCGTCGGCACCTGGCGCCGTGCGCCCGAGCGTCGCGGCACGACGTCGATCGACGTGACGCGGTTCCGCGGCCGTCCGGCGGTGAGCCGCTTCCGCCCCGCGTTCGACCGCTGGGCCGCATTCTGGTCGACCGAGCTCGGCGAGATCACGTCGACGTGA
- a CDS encoding ABC-F family ATP-binding cassette domain-containing protein, which yields MLAVHDLEIRVGARVLMENVNFRVSDGDKIGLVGRNGAGKTTLTKTLAGESLPTGGRIDRGGEIGYLPQDPRSGDPEMLARTRILDARGLGSLVLGMHEASMNMGSDDPEVADRAMKKYGNLTDRFTALGGYAAEAEAASIASNLNLPDRILDQPLKTLSGGQRRRIELARILFSDAQTMILDEPTNHLDADSVVWLREFLKGYKGGVIVISHDVELVGDVVNRVFYLDANRSVIDIYNMGWKHYQRQRAADEERRKKERANAEKKADVLKLQAAKFGAKASKAAAAHQMVARAEKLLAGLEEVRAVDRVAKLRFPTPAPCGRTPITASDLSKSYGSLEIFTAVDLAIDRGSKVVIIGLNGAGKTTLLRILAGVDQPDTGIVDAGHGLRVGYYAQEHETIDVKRSVLQNMVSASPNLTETEARKVLGSFLFTGDDVHKPAGVLSGGEKTRLALAMIVVSGANVLLLDEPTNNLDPASRAEILDALAHYEGSVVLVSHDPGAVEALNPERVLIMPDGTEDHWSRDYQELIELA from the coding sequence GTGCTCGCCGTCCATGATCTCGAGATCCGCGTCGGTGCACGCGTGCTGATGGAGAACGTGAACTTCCGCGTCTCCGACGGCGACAAGATCGGCCTCGTCGGTCGCAACGGCGCCGGAAAGACCACCCTCACGAAGACACTCGCCGGCGAGTCGCTCCCGACCGGCGGCCGGATCGATCGCGGCGGCGAGATCGGCTATCTCCCTCAGGACCCGCGGTCGGGCGACCCCGAGATGCTCGCGCGCACGCGCATCCTCGATGCCCGCGGGCTCGGGTCGCTCGTGCTCGGAATGCACGAGGCCTCGATGAACATGGGCAGCGACGACCCAGAGGTCGCCGATCGGGCCATGAAGAAGTACGGCAACCTCACCGACCGCTTCACGGCGCTCGGCGGCTACGCGGCTGAGGCGGAGGCCGCCTCCATCGCCTCGAACCTGAACCTGCCCGATCGCATCCTCGACCAGCCGTTGAAGACCCTCTCCGGCGGCCAGCGTCGCCGCATCGAACTCGCCCGCATCCTCTTCTCCGATGCGCAGACGATGATCCTCGACGAGCCGACCAACCACCTCGACGCCGACTCGGTCGTGTGGCTCCGCGAGTTCCTGAAGGGCTACAAGGGCGGCGTCATCGTGATCAGCCACGACGTCGAACTCGTCGGCGACGTCGTGAACCGGGTCTTCTACCTCGACGCCAACCGGTCGGTGATCGACATCTACAACATGGGCTGGAAGCACTACCAGCGCCAGCGCGCCGCCGATGAGGAGCGGCGCAAGAAGGAACGTGCGAACGCCGAGAAGAAGGCCGACGTGCTGAAGCTGCAGGCCGCGAAGTTCGGCGCCAAGGCGTCGAAGGCCGCAGCGGCGCACCAGATGGTCGCGCGCGCCGAGAAGCTGCTCGCCGGTCTCGAGGAGGTGCGCGCCGTCGACCGGGTCGCCAAGCTCCGCTTCCCGACGCCGGCACCCTGCGGTCGCACGCCGATCACCGCGTCGGACCTCTCGAAGAGCTACGGTTCGCTCGAGATCTTCACCGCGGTCGACCTCGCGATCGACCGTGGTTCGAAGGTCGTCATCATCGGTCTGAACGGTGCGGGCAAGACCACGCTGCTCCGCATCCTCGCCGGCGTCGACCAGCCCGACACGGGTATCGTCGATGCCGGGCACGGCCTGCGTGTCGGCTACTACGCGCAGGAGCACGAGACGATCGACGTCAAGCGATCGGTGCTTCAGAACATGGTCAGCGCATCGCCGAACCTCACCGAGACCGAGGCGCGCAAGGTGCTCGGTTCGTTCCTCTTCACGGGCGACGACGTGCACAAGCCGGCCGGCGTGCTCTCGGGCGGAGAGAAGACCCGGCTGGCACTCGCGATGATCGTCGTCTCGGGGGCGAACGTGCTCCTCCTCGACGAGCCGACGAACAACCTCGACCCTGCGAGCCGTGCCGAGATCCTCGACGCCCTCGCGCACTACGAGGGCTCGGTCGTTCTCGTCTCGCACGACCCCGGCGCGGTCGAGGCGCTGAACCCCGAGCGCGTGCTCATCATGCCCGATGGCACCGAAGACCACTGGAGCCGCGACTACCAGGAGCTCATCGAGCTGGCGTAG
- a CDS encoding PadR family transcriptional regulator: MSLRHAILGLLSIRPMSGYDLKKTIDESVGHFWTADQSQIYRTLTGLVDEGMASRETVVQSGRPNQHVHGATELGLAELDRWLASPMEPQPTREPFLARLFFADRMPAHEIRKLLHARRHDVTLQLAALEMIAVPAAVPENVTETEFVLRMATLANGIAHARAELDWLESIERQLGELAS; the protein is encoded by the coding sequence ATGTCTCTTCGCCATGCGATCCTCGGGCTGCTCTCCATCCGGCCGATGAGCGGCTACGACCTGAAGAAGACCATCGACGAGAGTGTCGGGCACTTCTGGACGGCGGATCAGTCGCAGATCTATCGCACGCTGACGGGTCTGGTCGATGAGGGGATGGCGTCCCGCGAGACCGTCGTGCAGAGTGGGCGGCCCAACCAGCACGTACATGGTGCGACGGAGCTCGGGTTGGCAGAACTCGACAGATGGCTCGCGTCGCCGATGGAGCCGCAACCGACTCGGGAACCATTCCTGGCCCGCCTGTTCTTCGCAGACCGGATGCCAGCGCATGAGATTCGGAAACTGCTCCACGCGCGCAGACACGACGTGACTCTGCAGTTGGCGGCGCTGGAGATGATCGCTGTTCCGGCCGCTGTGCCGGAGAACGTCACCGAGACCGAATTCGTGCTTCGCATGGCCACACTCGCCAACGGCATCGCCCACGCCAGGGCCGAGCTCGACTGGCTGGAGTCCATAGAACGTCAGCTCGGGGAACTCGCGTCGTGA